A region from the Arthrobacter gengyunqii genome encodes:
- a CDS encoding VOC family protein: protein MDRLLSHLAHLEITSPDVDASTRFYVEKFGMRLVDSIDGVSYLRCWGDYYRYSLVVRPGAEPSLANMAWRTASEEALGAAAASIEAAGVQGEWVSGGHAHGKAYQFTGPYGHPMKLFYEVENYVAEPGFESSYPDRPERRSSHAAAPRFLDHVTIAASDVRGFAEWYNRALGFRIMAFTTLDEAPITVFSVLTTNEKSHDLGVVMDTSDCAGRVNHIAFWVDTHEDLLRTADVLMENGTAMEYGPSIHGIGEQNFLYFREPSGLRVELNSGGYRNYVPDWEARSWKPSLGSNNFYRNGAMPHSMTESFPLADGFTATEEGASEEMKQALLNPYAEHGRG, encoded by the coding sequence GTGGATCGACTCCTCTCCCATTTGGCACATCTGGAAATCACCAGCCCCGACGTTGACGCCTCGACCCGTTTCTACGTGGAGAAGTTCGGCATGCGGCTGGTTGATTCCATTGACGGTGTTTCCTATCTTCGCTGCTGGGGCGACTACTACCGCTACAGCCTGGTGGTGCGTCCCGGCGCCGAGCCTTCGCTGGCGAACATGGCCTGGCGCACTGCATCCGAAGAGGCACTTGGGGCAGCGGCAGCAAGCATCGAAGCCGCGGGAGTGCAGGGCGAATGGGTTTCGGGCGGACACGCCCACGGCAAGGCCTATCAGTTCACCGGACCTTACGGGCACCCGATGAAGCTGTTCTACGAGGTGGAAAACTACGTGGCGGAGCCGGGTTTCGAGTCGTCCTACCCGGACCGTCCCGAACGCCGCAGCAGCCATGCCGCTGCCCCCCGTTTCCTGGACCATGTCACCATAGCGGCCAGCGACGTGCGCGGTTTCGCCGAGTGGTACAACCGGGCCCTGGGCTTCCGCATCATGGCTTTCACAACTCTGGACGAGGCTCCGATCACCGTCTTCTCGGTCCTCACCACCAACGAAAAGTCTCACGACCTGGGCGTCGTCATGGACACATCGGACTGCGCCGGCCGCGTCAACCACATCGCCTTCTGGGTGGACACCCATGAGGACCTGCTGCGCACGGCGGACGTGTTGATGGAGAACGGGACCGCCATGGAATACGGCCCGTCCATCCACGGTATCGGCGAGCAGAATTTCCTCTACTTCCGGGAACCCAGCGGCCTGCGGGTGGAGCTGAACTCGGGCGGCTACCGGAACTATGTGCCGGACTGGGAGGCGCGGTCATGGAAGCCGTCCCTCGGGTCCAACAACTTCTACCGCAACGGGGCCATGCCGCATTCCATGACGGAGTCCTTCCCGCTGGCGGACGGATTCACGGCCACCGAGGAAGGCGCCTCGGAGGAAATGAAACAGGCGCTGCTCAACCCCTACGCCGAGCATGGCAGGGGCTGA
- a CDS encoding fumarylacetoacetate hydrolase family protein has translation MAGAEPVTYSLITFTDPNTGEPRTGLETGGQVLPLTDANLDLPGDGSITMEAVIEHWDKAEPQLDLLAEQSSTEQSSDAPGWLNSEELTVLAPLQPRQVLQAGANYRQHVIDLAVAHRDGGGTEEEIRARITATMDRRAEGTPYFFIGLPTAMASATEDLVLPSYSKTHDWELELAAVIGKRAFRVSPEEALDHVFGYTMVNDITTRELVFRKDMPAIGSDWFRAKNAPGFLPTGPLVLPAKFVEDPQDLMVTLRLNGETMQKESTADMIFTVAQLISHASQQMPLLPGDLILTGSPSGNGAHWGRMLRDGDVMEGTITGLGTQLVHCRDEVAP, from the coding sequence ATGGCAGGGGCTGAACCGGTGACGTACTCGCTGATCACGTTCACGGATCCGAACACGGGTGAGCCCCGGACCGGGCTGGAGACCGGAGGCCAGGTCCTGCCGCTGACGGACGCCAACCTGGACCTGCCCGGGGACGGCAGCATCACCATGGAGGCCGTGATCGAGCACTGGGACAAGGCGGAACCCCAGCTGGACCTGCTTGCCGAACAATCCTCCACAGAACAATCCTCCGACGCCCCCGGCTGGCTCAACTCCGAAGAGCTGACCGTGCTCGCCCCGCTCCAGCCGCGGCAGGTCCTGCAGGCCGGCGCCAACTATCGCCAGCACGTCATTGATCTGGCCGTGGCGCACCGTGACGGCGGCGGCACCGAGGAGGAGATCCGTGCCCGGATCACTGCCACCATGGACCGGCGGGCCGAGGGTACACCGTACTTTTTCATCGGGCTCCCGACGGCGATGGCCTCCGCCACTGAGGACCTGGTGCTTCCGAGCTACAGCAAAACCCATGACTGGGAACTGGAACTGGCCGCCGTCATCGGCAAACGGGCCTTCCGCGTGAGTCCCGAGGAAGCGCTGGACCATGTCTTCGGTTACACGATGGTCAATGACATCACCACCAGGGAGCTGGTTTTCCGCAAGGACATGCCGGCCATCGGCAGTGATTGGTTCCGTGCCAAGAACGCCCCCGGATTCCTGCCCACCGGGCCTCTGGTACTGCCGGCGAAGTTCGTCGAGGACCCGCAGGACCTGATGGTCACGCTCCGGCTCAATGGCGAGACCATGCAAAAGGAATCGACGGCGGACATGATCTTCACCGTGGCCCAGCTCATTTCACACGCCTCCCAGCAGATGCCGCTGCTGCCCGGGGACCTGATCCTGACCGGCAGCCCGTCCGGCAACGGGGCACACTGGGGCCGCATGCTGCGCGACGGGGACGTCATGGAAGGCACGATCACCGGGCTGGGCACGCAGCTGGTGCACTGCAGGGATGAGGTGGCACCGTGA
- a CDS encoding cyclase family protein — MIRRSDALGSIEAMAAAHNNWGRWGSDDVLGTLNFIDEAKRVEAAGLVRTGQAFSLSQPFNTDGPQKGWRRRINPVHTMTDTGTDAELGNQGFPHGIGGADDYITMPLQCSTQWDGLGHIFDRGKAWNGRRAGKVVTSDGDQVTGIQTAAAKIVTRGVLLDVGRALGPELGEDAGELPDGFAITAEHLEATIAKQGPSSVVRRGDIVVLRTGQYARTLRLGWGDYAGGPAPGLSFGTAPWLHRSEIAGIATDTWGFEVRPNEFDTAFQPLHQIAIPNLGLYLGEMWDPEQLAESCAADGQYDFLLTAAPLPITGAVGSPVNPIAVK; from the coding sequence ATGATTCGCCGCTCGGACGCACTGGGCAGCATCGAGGCCATGGCTGCCGCGCACAACAACTGGGGCCGCTGGGGTTCGGACGACGTCCTTGGGACGCTGAATTTCATTGACGAGGCGAAGCGGGTTGAGGCAGCCGGCCTGGTCCGGACCGGGCAGGCCTTTTCCCTGTCCCAGCCGTTCAACACCGATGGTCCGCAGAAGGGTTGGCGCCGCCGCATCAATCCGGTGCACACCATGACGGACACCGGCACGGATGCGGAATTAGGGAACCAGGGCTTTCCGCATGGCATTGGCGGTGCGGACGACTACATCACCATGCCGCTGCAGTGCTCCACCCAGTGGGACGGCCTTGGGCATATCTTCGATCGTGGAAAAGCTTGGAACGGCCGCCGCGCGGGGAAGGTGGTGACCAGCGACGGCGACCAGGTAACCGGGATCCAGACGGCAGCGGCGAAAATCGTCACCCGGGGTGTGCTGCTCGACGTCGGGCGGGCACTGGGTCCCGAGCTGGGCGAGGACGCCGGCGAACTGCCGGACGGGTTTGCCATCACGGCCGAACACCTCGAGGCCACCATCGCGAAACAGGGTCCGAGTTCCGTGGTTCGCCGCGGCGACATTGTGGTGCTGCGGACCGGCCAGTACGCCCGGACCCTGCGCCTGGGATGGGGCGACTATGCAGGGGGACCGGCCCCGGGACTGTCCTTCGGCACCGCGCCCTGGCTGCACCGGAGCGAGATTGCCGGTATCGCCACCGACACCTGGGGCTTCGAGGTCCGGCCCAACGAATTTGACACGGCGTTCCAGCCGCTGCACCAGATTGCCATTCCCAACCTTGGCCTGTACCTGGGGGAAATGTGGGATCCGGAGCAGCTCGCAGAGTCCTGTGCCGCGGACGGTCAGTACGACTTCCTGCTTACGGCCGCGCCCCTGCCCATCACCGGTGCGGTCGGATCACCGGTCAACCCCATCGCTGTAAAGTAA